TTTTTAACACGAAGATTAAGATTACGTTTGTATGAATAAATTTAGggattataaaatttgaaagaaagatGTACCTAATGAATAACAATGGCTCGTTTTCCTGCATAAAATTGAATGTCTATTTCAGAATTATCCCACGTTCTTGGCCCTTCGCGGACTGCAAGGAGTTTTTGTTCAGGGTCTACAAAATTCTACGTATATTCTTTCTTTGGAATTGTTTCCTGCGAAAGCTCGGACATTCGTTGCATTAATTATGCAAATTGCGTGGGCCATCGGCCTACTGCTTCTGGCTGCACTTAGTTATGTCATAACGGATTGGAGAATTTTACAGCTAGCCGTCTCGGTTCCCACTGCAATTACCGTACTTTATATTTGGTAATTAAACTTTTGTTAACAAATCGATCGtataataacattttcaattcttgcagatatacatatacatatatatatatatatatatttattaaggaatattatcgaattttaatattaatttatataaataaaatagagtgaaatcttattaattttatttgtcttCTATATTAAAGTgcaaataatagaaacaattaaaacttGGATATTTTTTTGAATGAAATGCAGATACTGTAAAACTGAAAGTAATAATTCATTGCATTTTTAGGATCGTACCGGAATCACCAAGATGGCTGATCGCAAAGGGCAAGATCACAGAAGCGGATATGGCATTGGAACGTATCGCGAAGTACAATGTTTGCTGCATGAAATTACGAAGAAGAAGAGATACAACGGAAGAAATCGTTCCTGAAAACACGACACCGATCAAACCTGAAAGGAAGTCACGTATATCATCGTCCgacttgaaaaaattgaaatcggATACCGAATTGAAAGAGGAAGCTACCACTTTGCTAACTAATAAcgcagaaaatattgaacaaaacGTTCGAAGTAAGGAAAACatagtaaaaaattcaaaacaaaataaaaatacgtaTTTTTAATTTGACATGTTCACAAATGACtcaaaaataatgttcaatctTAAATTTACGCTTTCCAACGAAAGTTGAAAGGAATTTTTCTACATGTTTGACATAAGCAACAAacttgtattaaatttaattttgatctgaactgaattttttaaattttcaaataacttgAATTTAATTCGTAGATTTTTAAAGGTAAAAGGTTTatcatttgtttttattgtaaatcCTACATTTTccattctttgaatatttcaaaataaattatgatgtacatttgaaaatgaatatttgaatttcattttacgcATATTTTTCAGAAACGAGTTTGAGAGCAATTTCAGATAATCTTGAAATCAAGCTTCCCAAAACGAAATCAATGTCAAACTCTCTTCCCTGTGAGAATGgtgaaacagagaaaaacgTTCCCACCAGCTCAAAAACCCATCGAAAATTAAAATCTATATCCCAACCAGCCGATAGTCAACGACTTTCCGCGAAAAGTGCATACGACATCGTCGAGCTAAGAACTCCTGCAAAAAAAGACATGTTAACTAGAGATGAGGAGCTGGCTGGGAATAAAgttgaagaaaaattcaatagcgTGCAACCGGAACGAGAATTGAAGAATCTGTTCAAGTCTATGCTGTTGAGAAAGTATAGTGCAGTATTGTTTTGCCAATGGTAAGAACAAAAATTTATCTGTTCCATACGAAGCAGGTATGAATGGAAAGTAGAGTTATTTATAACTAAAAGTGATGAAAATTGGATTTTCaaattaatgaaagaaaatattaattcatagaaaatatatattcataaaattgaagtttataagatctaattaaatttttataaaaaataatgttgacCTTTCATTAATTGAGTtactcagaagccaatgcagttaagtctagaaaacaaaaattgagaaaattaatgttttagcctttgaaattattattaacatattcaAAAGCTATAAAAAAGGACTTCCTGGCCTTTTTGGCATAGAAAAAActaagaaacgagtaaatcttttaataactaaaaaaaatattgtttattccattaaaatttacaaaaatcagaaaatataaaaaattatgaacaatagtaatattatccttttttatatagtagtacctaatattattttctattttttaaaggTTGACATCTTCCGTGGCATGTTGCGTATTTATGACATTGGTACCCAATTTTCCCGTCAATCGTCACGTGACATTTGCACTTGGCGGTGCATTAGAAATTGCAACTTACGTATTcgtctattttatattatccaGATACGGTAGACGAGTACCTATGACTGCATATCAGTCTCTTAATGGCATCATTTGTATCTTAATGGCAGCTGTAATCATTTTGACGAAACCTATGATTGGAATGGGTACGTTGGCAACATAACAAATACCATTTTGCAGAATCCTATCAGAAAATATCTACTATgctcatatattttaattgtcattttatcattaacattcAATTACAACAGaaacagtaattaattttttgagaCGTAAcacgataaatttttattttaatcgtgCAGAAAAAAATTtagttattttcaaagttattatgatttttctttttttatcatttacatttaattataacaGAAACAGTTATTAATCTTTTGAGAAGTAACattgtaaagtataattttaatcgtgtagaaacaaatttaattgtttttgaaatatgatatttttttattttttagacCTCACGAAGACCATTATACTGTCACTCGGCAGAGTAACAGCAATAAGTACTGTCTgcataacatatttatatacaatcGAGATCTACCCGACCGTTGTG
This is a stretch of genomic DNA from Nomia melanderi isolate GNS246 chromosome 1, iyNomMela1, whole genome shotgun sequence. It encodes these proteins:
- the LOC116428559 gene encoding organic anion transporter 3, with protein sequence MNAEEVKVGCFQTVIVLLLAVNYVIVAMSHALPVFHNYTPKFYCQVRNGTKRAYGCQELANVTLAGNETSGFEDFSDSDLCFGDYQFATEFGENSVVTEWGLICEKRYLTFLGPTVYYVGVLMGAWIAGLLGDRIGRLPVQAICLYTQGTMAVALYVVQNYPTFLALRGLQGVFVQGLQNSTYILSLELFPAKARTFVALIMQIAWAIGLLLLAALSYVITDWRILQLAVSVPTAITVLYIWIVPESPRWLIAKGKITEADMALERIAKYNVCCMKLRRRRDTTEEIVPENTTPIKPERKSRISSSDLKKLKSDTELKEEATTLLTNNAENIEQNVRKTSLRAISDNLEIKLPKTKSMSNSLPCENGETEKNVPTSSKTHRKLKSISQPADSQRLSAKSAYDIVELRTPAKKDMLTRDEELAGNKVEEKFNSVQPERELKNLFKSMLLRKYSAVLFCQWLTSSVACCVFMTLVPNFPVNRHVTFALGGALEIATYVFVYFILSRYGRRVPMTAYQSLNGIICILMAAVIILTKPMIGMDLTKTIILSLGRVTAISTVCITYLYTIEIYPTVVRGTFLGLCTVFAKIGSLCTPHILLSGEYIPVTIPLIVIGMLCLVSGGLALILPETLGTILPDTIDDSELLMVRKREKENNANLSNESTPKKEDLSEREILRTKLFSEDWVDAGNGILVNFADSKNTES